The uncultured Desulfovibrio sp. genome segment CGGGGTGGACATCCTTTCCGTTCAGGAAATCATCCGTCTCATGCAGATCACCATGGTACCCCATGCCGCAGCCTTTATTGAAGGCGTCATCAATCTGCGCGGCAAGGTTATTCCGGTCGTCAACATGCGCACGCGCTTCAGCATGCCCGCCCTGGAGCACGATGGCAATACGCGCATTGTTGTGATGGAATTTAACCAGAAGATAGTGGGTTTTCTGGTGGACGGCGTATCCGAAGTGCTGCGCATTCCCGCCTCCACAGTGGAGCCCGCGCCACCGGTGGTTTGCGGTATCGGCTCCGAGTATATCCGGGGCGTGGGCAAGCTTGAAGACCGCCTGCTCATTCTGCTTGACCTCGACACGTTATTGAGCGACATGAACGCCGATGCGGGTTAGCATGGCGGCCAGGCGCGCACTACTGATTCCGTGCGGACGGCGGACTTTTTAAAGCCCGGCGTCCTGCGGTATTTTGAGTGAACGACGCGCAGCCTGAAGCCTTCGCCAGCCGGAGCGGCACAGCCGCTACGGTTATGCCGCCGCAGCAGGAGGCCTTATGTCCATGCGTCTTTCCCGCTCCATTGTGGGTGAAGCTGAAGCCCGCGCCGTAAGCCGTGTTATTACTGAAGACGGCTACCTCGGCATGGGCAACGAAGTGCGTCTTTTTGAAGAAGAAGTCGCCCGCTACCTCGGCGTCAAGCCCAGTCAGGTTATTTCCGTAAATACAGGTACTGCGGCCCTGCATCTGGCTGTGGATGCCGTTGCCGCCCAGTGCCGCGTAGACGGCAAGCCGGAAGTTCTGGTTCCTTCCCTTACCTTTGTGGCGTCTTTTCAGGCCATTACCGCCGCAGGCTGCCAGCCTGTGGCCTGCGATGTGCTGCCCGAAACAGGCACCATTGACCTTGCCGATGCCGAACGCCGCCTGACCCCCCGCACCATTGCCATCATGCCCGTGCACTATGCCAGCAATCCCTGGCATATTGACGCCATATACGATTTTGCCCGTGCAAAGGGCTTGCGCGTGGTGGAAGACGCCGCTCACGCCTTTGGCTGCAAAAGCAAGGGACGCATGATCGGCAGTTTTGGCGACATGGTCTGCTTCAGCTTTGACGGCATCAAAAATATTACCTGCGGTGAAGGCGGTTGCCTGGTGGCCTTTGATGAGGCCGCCGGAAATCTGGCTTCTGACGCCCGGCTGCTTTCTGTAGCCAACGATGCAAAACAGCGTTTTGCCGGGGCGCGCTCGTGGGATCCCGATGTGACCCGTCAGGGCTGGCGCTATCACATGAGCAATATCATGGCCGCCATCGGGCGGGTGCAGCTTGGGCGGCTTGAATCGGAATTTATTCCCGCACGCCGCATGCTTACAGCCATTTATGAACAGCGCCTCGCAAATGTGGAGGGCCTTGCCCTGCTGGCCACTGACCCGCAGGACTTTGTGGTGCGCCATATCATGCCCGTGCGTGTTCTGGGTGGCCGCAAAGATGCCGTTAAGGAATTTATGGCGGCACGCGATATCCCCACCGGCGTACATTACAAACCAAACCACCTGCTTAGCTGCTTTGGCGGGGGCGCGGAATCGCTGCCCGTGACGGAACAGCTCTATGGCGAACTTGTGACCCTGCCCCTGCACCCCGGCCTCAGCGCCGAAGATGTGGAGAGCGTGTGCGACGCGCTTGTTGCCGCACTCAAGTAGCGCTCGCCAGTGCGCTGGAGATTTGCCGTGGTTAGCGGCTGGCAGGCTGTGCCAGGCTTCAGATGGCTGGCGGATCTGGTGCGCGGGCTTTTGGCCCGGCGCTGGGTGCGCTTTGGCATTGTGGGCGGCGCGGCTTCCGTAAGCTACTTTCTGCTGGGGTTGTTGTTCGTCAATGTGGCAGGTTTGCCCACGCTGGCGGGCAACGCCCTGGCCTATGCGCTCAGTTTTATTGTTTCCTATCTTGGGCAATGCCTGTGGACGTTCCGCGCCGCAGATTCCGCCGCAGGCATTGCCAGCCATCGCACCATGCTGCCGCGCTTTGCGGCTACCCAGGCTGTGGGCCTGTGCTGCAATTCGGCCATTGTCTGGCTGCTGGTGCGGCTTGGCGTTCCTTATGCTTGGGCCATGCCCGTTGCTGTTCTGACCGTGCCTGTCATGGTTTATGCGCTGTGCAAGGTCTGGGTATTCAGAACTCAGGCTTCATTCGCTCCCGCCGGGGCAGAGCAAAGCCCGGCGCAACAGACATCCACACCCCCCACCGCGCGCAATGAGGATAAAGCATGAACGCCCCCGCAGTTTCGGTCATCATGAATTGCCTGAACAGTTCCCGCGATCTGCGCGAAGCCATGGACAGCCTCATGGCCCAGACATTCACGGATTTTGAGGTTGTTTTCTGGGACAACTGCTCAACGGACGAAAGCCCCGCCATTGCCAAAAGCTATGGCGAAAAGTTGCGCTACTTCCGGGGAGAGAGCATTGTGCCTCTGGGCGAGGGGCGCAATCTGGCCCTGGCGCAGGCCCGTGGGCGGTATCTGGCCTTTCTTGACTGCGATGACGTGTGGCGGCCTACCAAGCTGGAGCGCCAGGTGGCTCTGTTTGAAGGCAATCCGCGTGTGGGCCTGGTGTGCACGGATACGGAAATTTTTGACGGCAAGCGTGTGTTCAAGAGGCTTTTTGCCGAAACGTCCCCTGCGCGGGGTATGGCCTTTGCCGCATTGATGGAACGCCAGTGGATTTCCATGTCGTCTGCCATGGTCAGCCGTGAGGCACTGGCAAGCCTTTCGTCTGACAAAACTCCGTCGGGCGAAGGCCGCAACGGTGGGTGGTTTGACCAGAGCCTCAACGTGTGCGAGGAGGCCGATGTTTTTTACCGCATCGCTCACGATTGGGAGCTGGACTATGTGGATGAGCCTCTGACCCTTTGGCGGGTGCATGGGGGCAACACGACCTTTCGTAAATTTGGCCAGTTTGCTGATGAAACTTTGCGAATTCTTGAGAAACACCGGGTGTTGTACCCTGGCTATGATCAGGAATATTCAGGCCTTGTCACAATGATGACCCGCAGGGCATGCTTTCAGAAAGCTGTGGCCCTGTGGCGCGAAGGGCACAACGCCGCCGCCCGGGAGGCCATAAAACCCTGGCGCAACAGCGGGCGCAAATTCAGGCTTTTCTGGTGGGCAAGCTATCTGCCAGGAATTTTTTTTGACGTGGCCGCTCGCCTGTATTTCGCGCTGCCAGCCAATTTGCGACAATAGCAGTAAGTTTTGTCTCGACTTGGATAGGGAAACATATTGTATTTTTTGCTGAAAGATTATATTCGCACTCAAAGGTCTTAGTGGGGGGAAAGAGGTAGCATTTCTGGGTCGCACGGAAGGGACTCACTTTGCTCAGGCCCCCCTTGCAACACATAACAGTTGAGGGTCTGTTATATGGCTTGGACACAAGTGTATGATCCGTTTGGCGGAGCAGTAGTTTCCGCCCTGCTGGCAGGTATCCCCCTGATCAGCCTTTTTTACATGTTGGCCGTGCGCCGTGCTAAGGGGCATTACGCTGCGGCTCTTGCTGTGGCACTTTCTTTCGTTCTGGCGGTTGCCGTGTGGGGCATGCCGTTCGGAACAGCGCTGGGCGCATTGAGCTACGGCGCGGCCTTTGGCCTCTTCCCCATCATCTGGATCGTTATTACGGCGGTCTGGGTGTACAACATGACTGTGGAATCGGGCGAATTCGAATACATCAAAGAATCGCTCGCGCGTCTGACAGACGACCGCCGTTTGCAGGCCATCTTTATCGCCTTTGCCTTTGGTTCCTTCATTGAAGGTACCGCCGGCTTCGGCACCCCTGTGGCAATCACCGCCGCCATGCTGGTGGGCTTGGGCTTCCGCCCCCTGTACGCCGCTGGTATCTGTCTGATTGCCAACACCGCGCCCGTGGCCTTTGGCGCCATTGGTATCCCGATCATCGTTGGCGCCCAGGTCTCCGGCATTCCTGAAATGCACGTGAGCCAGATCGTGGGCCGTCAGCTGCCCTTCCTGTCCGTGCTGGTGCCCCTGTGGCTCTGCGTGGTCATGTGCGGCTTCAAGCGCGCCATGGAAGTGCTGCCCGCCATCATCGTGGCCGGCGTGAGCTTTGCTGGTTCGCAGTTCCTCTTCTCCAACTACCACGGCGCTACGCTGCCCGATATCATGTCGGCTCTTATCACCATCATCGCGATGGTGCTGTTGCTGCGCGTGTGGAAGCCCAAGACCGTGTGGCGTTTTGAAGGCGAAAAGGAAACCGTGCTGAGCGGTGCTGCCCCTTCAACGGGTGTGGTGTTGCGTGCGTGGCTGCCTTACATCGTTCTGGCCGTCATGGTGTTCTTGTGGGGCCTGCCCCAGTTCAAGAACCTGCTGAACGCCGTGCCCGGTTCGGTGCTCAAGTTCTCCTGGCCCGCTCTTGACGGCATGGTGCACAAGGCTGCCCCCATTCTGGCCGCTGGCAAGGATCCCAACTACCCCGCAGTGTTCGTGTTCAACTGGCTCTCCGCCGGTGGTACGGCCATCCTGCTGGCTGGTTTCTTCTCCGTGCCTTTCATGCCTGGTTATTCGTTCGGCAAGGCTGTTAACTGCCTGTTCCGTACCATTCACCAGCTGCGCTTCCCCATTGCGACCATCGCCATGATCCTGGGCCTGGCTTATCTCATGAACTTCTCCGGCATGAGCTCCACCCTGGGTATTGCCTTTACCTTGACTGGCCCGCTGTTCCCGCTCTTCTCGCCCCTTCTGGGCTGGCTGGGCGTGTTCCTGACCGGTTCGGACACTTCTTCAAACGCGTTGTTCTGCGGTATGCAGCGCTCCACGGCTGAAGTGGTGGGCATGGATCCGGCCCTGGCCGTTTCCGCCAACTCTTCAGGCGGTGTTACCGGTAAGATGATTTCGCCCCAGTCCATCAGTGTGGCAACTGCTGCCACCAATCTGGTTGGTCATGAAGGCGACCTCTTCCGGTTTACGCTTGGGCACAGCTTGGCCATGACGGGCTTTATCTGCGTGCTCACCTACCTGCAGTCCAACGT includes the following:
- a CDS encoding DegT/DnrJ/EryC1/StrS aminotransferase family protein, with the translated sequence MSMRLSRSIVGEAEARAVSRVITEDGYLGMGNEVRLFEEEVARYLGVKPSQVISVNTGTAALHLAVDAVAAQCRVDGKPEVLVPSLTFVASFQAITAAGCQPVACDVLPETGTIDLADAERRLTPRTIAIMPVHYASNPWHIDAIYDFARAKGLRVVEDAAHAFGCKSKGRMIGSFGDMVCFSFDGIKNITCGEGGCLVAFDEAAGNLASDARLLSVANDAKQRFAGARSWDPDVTRQGWRYHMSNIMAAIGRVQLGRLESEFIPARRMLTAIYEQRLANVEGLALLATDPQDFVVRHIMPVRVLGGRKDAVKEFMAARDIPTGVHYKPNHLLSCFGGGAESLPVTEQLYGELVTLPLHPGLSAEDVESVCDALVAALK
- a CDS encoding L-lactate permease, with the translated sequence MAWTQVYDPFGGAVVSALLAGIPLISLFYMLAVRRAKGHYAAALAVALSFVLAVAVWGMPFGTALGALSYGAAFGLFPIIWIVITAVWVYNMTVESGEFEYIKESLARLTDDRRLQAIFIAFAFGSFIEGTAGFGTPVAITAAMLVGLGFRPLYAAGICLIANTAPVAFGAIGIPIIVGAQVSGIPEMHVSQIVGRQLPFLSVLVPLWLCVVMCGFKRAMEVLPAIIVAGVSFAGSQFLFSNYHGATLPDIMSALITIIAMVLLLRVWKPKTVWRFEGEKETVLSGAAPSTGVVLRAWLPYIVLAVMVFLWGLPQFKNLLNAVPGSVLKFSWPALDGMVHKAAPILAAGKDPNYPAVFVFNWLSAGGTAILLAGFFSVPFMPGYSFGKAVNCLFRTIHQLRFPIATIAMILGLAYLMNFSGMSSTLGIAFTLTGPLFPLFSPLLGWLGVFLTGSDTSSNALFCGMQRSTAEVVGMDPALAVSANSSGGVTGKMISPQSISVATAATNLVGHEGDLFRFTLGHSLAMTGFICVLTYLQSNVLHWMLP
- a CDS encoding glycosyltransferase, encoding MNAPAVSVIMNCLNSSRDLREAMDSLMAQTFTDFEVVFWDNCSTDESPAIAKSYGEKLRYFRGESIVPLGEGRNLALAQARGRYLAFLDCDDVWRPTKLERQVALFEGNPRVGLVCTDTEIFDGKRVFKRLFAETSPARGMAFAALMERQWISMSSAMVSREALASLSSDKTPSGEGRNGGWFDQSLNVCEEADVFYRIAHDWELDYVDEPLTLWRVHGGNTTFRKFGQFADETLRILEKHRVLYPGYDQEYSGLVTMMTRRACFQKAVALWREGHNAAAREAIKPWRNSGRKFRLFWWASYLPGIFFDVAARLYFALPANLRQ
- a CDS encoding chemotaxis protein CheW, which encodes MQGSEQEHEGDLLQLVTFRIGEEEFGVDILSVQEIIRLMQITMVPHAAAFIEGVINLRGKVIPVVNMRTRFSMPALEHDGNTRIVVMEFNQKIVGFLVDGVSEVLRIPASTVEPAPPVVCGIGSEYIRGVGKLEDRLLILLDLDTLLSDMNADAG
- a CDS encoding GtrA family protein, encoding MVSGWQAVPGFRWLADLVRGLLARRWVRFGIVGGAASVSYFLLGLLFVNVAGLPTLAGNALAYALSFIVSYLGQCLWTFRAADSAAGIASHRTMLPRFAATQAVGLCCNSAIVWLLVRLGVPYAWAMPVAVLTVPVMVYALCKVWVFRTQASFAPAGAEQSPAQQTSTPPTARNEDKA